In Nocardioides sp. zg-1228, a single window of DNA contains:
- a CDS encoding PP2C family protein-serine/threonine phosphatase — translation MSSPSLNAAASRLVPRGSRMLVLLVVVTVLIGLVIWRFHESVPLVSLLVPLLASSLVLGPRQLPWFVVFVLLVLALVVPSQDRIDLRIVLTVVIMFVLGFVVLASSLRRTRLGVAGIQGETMFVDLRDRILRQGGIPDLPAQWYAASELRSAGGTPFAGDFVVASRIAERLEVAVVDVSGKGQGAGTRALLLCGALGGLLSALPPSEFLDSANRFLLQQDWDEGFATAIHLSLDLTTGRYDIRSAGHPPAALRHAGSGRWEVLESEGPILGLIEDATFPAVSGVMRHGDALLLYTDGMVETRNRDIALGIDRMLGQAERLLRGQFEGGAKRLVEALGSRNDDRALLLVHRR, via the coding sequence GTGAGTTCTCCATCGCTCAACGCCGCCGCCAGTCGGCTCGTCCCCCGCGGGTCGCGGATGCTCGTCCTGCTCGTCGTCGTCACGGTGCTCATCGGCCTGGTCATCTGGCGCTTCCACGAGAGCGTCCCGCTCGTCAGCCTGCTCGTCCCGCTGCTGGCCTCGAGCCTGGTGCTCGGCCCACGCCAGCTGCCGTGGTTCGTCGTGTTCGTCCTGCTGGTGCTCGCGCTCGTCGTGCCCAGCCAGGACCGGATCGACCTGCGCATCGTGCTCACCGTGGTCATCATGTTCGTCCTGGGCTTCGTGGTGCTGGCCTCGTCCCTGCGCCGCACGCGCCTGGGGGTGGCGGGCATCCAGGGCGAGACGATGTTCGTCGACCTGCGCGACCGGATCCTGCGGCAGGGCGGGATCCCCGACCTCCCCGCGCAGTGGTACGCCGCCAGCGAGCTGCGCTCGGCCGGTGGCACCCCCTTCGCGGGCGACTTCGTCGTCGCCTCGCGCATCGCGGAGCGCCTCGAGGTGGCGGTGGTCGACGTGTCGGGCAAGGGCCAGGGCGCCGGCACCCGCGCGCTGCTGCTCTGCGGTGCCCTGGGCGGGCTGCTCAGCGCGCTGCCGCCCAGCGAGTTCCTCGACAGCGCCAACCGGTTCCTGCTCCAGCAGGACTGGGACGAGGGGTTCGCCACGGCCATCCACCTCTCGCTTGACCTGACGACCGGCCGCTACGACATCCGCAGCGCCGGGCACCCGCCTGCCGCCCTGCGCCATGCCGGCTCAGGCCGCTGGGAGGTGCTGGAGTCGGAGGGCCCGATCCTCGGGCTGATCGAGGACGCGACCTTCCCCGCCGTCTCCGGGGTGATGCGCCACGGCGACGCGCTCCTGCTCTACACCGACGGGATGGTCGAGACCCGCAACCGCGACATCGCCCTGGGCATCGACCGGATGCTCGGCCAGGCCGAGCGGCTGCTGCGCGGCCAGTTCGAGGGCGGCGCCAAGCGGCTCGTCGAGGCGCTCGGCTCCCGCAACGACGACCGCGCGCTGCTGCTGGTGCACCGGCGCTGA
- a CDS encoding transglutaminase domain-containing protein — translation MLGSLSLATAWSGPLPVLSLAAAAVVPLAVCRAVVRLGVSPWASAAVLVSLLVLGAYVLAADAGTAFSDTVTDAVPRLLTTPRPLPARADVLVGPLLLTSLVSLLVAIRLTSHRLVAPVVGALALYVAGALLTTGEGDRRGLLASVLVACTLLGWVVLDEHRHRTGRRIALALVVALAATGLLVASTTVRWSAPFEPRTLVDPPTVDVVASNPLAQLGAWTSDPDRELLDVSGPVGPLRLVTLDRYDGAQWSAGTRYSPVGETYDVAPLLGSSTRSSTVRVEMVDIEERWLPSPGWPTEVSTDDAVVEPVSGNLWLTSSDGLVRSGTDAATTRGVAYTVTGLADDPDDARLASATVPTGGGLAPYLALPPLPQQLSTFAEQTVAGAVTPYDRAVAIETMLHDRARLSPTAVSGSQLWRITTFLLAEPGTVGARVGTAEQFATSFAVLARHNGLPTRVVVGFRPDPETRRSATDGWSVRGRHATAWPEVFFQDLGWVPFSPTDAREAPRPEEETVERGDGDDPGPGATPDDSGTGTGQADGTGQAAPSRPGGPGGWVVPAAAGAGGLAGLLALLLAARRIRSWRHLRRGPRGAWAEARDVLRLAGLPVTAHHSADDVATMASRRLGTDAVKVLAATSQRAAFAPPGTDADDPGPVLGDVRRAARRAVPRWRRWWWPFDPSVFLSRG, via the coding sequence GTGCTCGGGAGCCTGTCGCTCGCGACGGCGTGGAGCGGCCCGCTCCCCGTGCTGTCCCTGGCGGCCGCCGCGGTGGTGCCGCTGGCGGTGTGCCGGGCGGTCGTCCGCCTCGGCGTCTCACCCTGGGCGAGCGCGGCCGTCCTGGTGTCGCTGCTGGTGCTCGGGGCCTACGTCCTCGCCGCCGACGCCGGGACGGCGTTCTCCGACACTGTCACCGACGCCGTGCCGCGCCTGCTCACGACCCCCCGGCCGCTCCCGGCCCGGGCCGACGTCCTCGTGGGGCCGCTGCTGCTGACCTCGCTGGTGTCGCTGCTGGTCGCGATCCGGCTCACCTCCCACCGGCTGGTCGCGCCGGTCGTGGGAGCGCTCGCTCTCTACGTCGCCGGGGCGCTGCTCACCACGGGTGAGGGTGACCGCCGCGGCCTCCTGGCCTCGGTGCTCGTGGCGTGCACCCTGCTCGGTTGGGTCGTGCTCGACGAGCACCGCCACCGGACTGGGCGGCGGATCGCGCTCGCCCTGGTCGTGGCGCTGGCGGCCACCGGCCTGCTGGTGGCCTCGACGACCGTGCGGTGGTCCGCGCCCTTCGAGCCGCGCACCCTGGTCGACCCGCCGACGGTCGACGTGGTCGCCAGCAACCCCCTCGCCCAGCTCGGGGCGTGGACGAGCGACCCCGACCGTGAGCTGCTCGACGTGTCCGGACCGGTCGGGCCGCTCCGCCTGGTCACCCTCGACCGCTACGACGGGGCGCAGTGGAGCGCCGGCACGCGCTACTCGCCCGTCGGCGAGACCTACGACGTCGCGCCGCTGCTCGGCAGCAGCACCCGCTCCTCGACGGTCCGGGTCGAGATGGTCGACATCGAGGAACGCTGGCTGCCGAGCCCGGGCTGGCCGACCGAGGTGTCGACCGACGACGCCGTGGTCGAGCCGGTCTCCGGCAACCTGTGGCTCACGAGCTCCGACGGCCTGGTGCGCAGTGGCACCGACGCCGCCACCACCCGTGGAGTCGCCTACACCGTCACCGGGCTCGCCGACGACCCCGACGACGCCCGGCTGGCGAGCGCGACCGTGCCCACCGGCGGCGGGCTCGCGCCCTACCTCGCGCTGCCGCCGCTGCCCCAGCAGCTGAGCACCTTCGCCGAGCAGACGGTGGCGGGTGCGGTCACTCCCTACGACCGCGCCGTGGCGATCGAGACGATGCTGCACGACCGGGCCCGGCTGTCCCCCACGGCGGTCTCCGGGTCGCAGCTGTGGCGGATCACCACGTTCCTGCTCGCCGAGCCGGGCACCGTCGGCGCCCGTGTCGGCACGGCCGAGCAGTTCGCGACGTCGTTCGCGGTGCTCGCGCGCCACAACGGGCTGCCGACCCGGGTGGTGGTGGGCTTCCGGCCCGACCCGGAGACCCGCCGATCGGCGACGGACGGCTGGTCGGTGCGCGGTCGGCACGCCACCGCCTGGCCGGAGGTCTTCTTCCAGGACCTCGGCTGGGTGCCGTTCTCCCCCACCGACGCCCGTGAGGCGCCGCGGCCGGAGGAGGAGACCGTCGAGCGCGGCGACGGCGACGACCCGGGCCCCGGGGCCACCCCGGACGACTCCGGGACCGGCACCGGCCAGGCCGACGGCACCGGCCAGGCGGCGCCGTCGCGGCCCGGCGGTCCGGGAGGGTGGGTCGTCCCGGCCGCAGCGGGTGCAGGCGGCCTGGCCGGGCTGCTGGCGCTCCTGCTCGCGGCCCGGCGGATCCGGTCGTGGCGACACCTGCGGCGCGGCCCGCGCGGGGCATGGGCCGAGGCGCGCGACGTGCTGCGCCTCGCCGGGCTCCCGGTCACGGCGCACCACAGCGCCGACGACGTCGCGACCATGGCGAGCCGGCGCCTCGGCACCGACGCGGTCAAGGTGCTCGCCGCCACGTCGCAGCGAGCAGCCTTCGCCCCGCCCGGCACCGACGCCGACGACCCGGGGCCGGTGCTGGGCGACGTACGCCGGGCCGCGCGCCGCGCCGTGCCCCGCTGGCGTCGCTGGTGGTGGCCCTTCGACCCCTCGGTCTTCCTCAGCCGAGGGTGA
- a CDS encoding Fpg/Nei family DNA glycosylase, which translates to MPEGHTLRKLADDLTAAFAGRRVRVTSPQGRFAADAALLDGSRVIGADSAGKHLFLELEGERFVHVHLGLIGQLDVHADIGGGLGAVPDPVGAVRLRLVTLPDADAGAESGAGPRPPAYADLRGAIVCDLVGPARRAEVIERLGPDPLRPDADPDRAWRRISASQRPIGDLLMDQKVLAGVGNVYRAEVLFRHRIHPLRPGNTLRVGQWRAMWDDLVELMAEGVRTGRIDTVRPEHTPEAMGREPRKDDHGGEVYVYRRTSLPCLVCGTPVLTGELVGRNTFWCPRCQPKFRSRALRSPTKGTGRSGGARR; encoded by the coding sequence ATGCCTGAGGGGCACACGCTCCGCAAGCTCGCCGACGACCTCACCGCGGCCTTCGCCGGACGGCGGGTGCGGGTCACGTCGCCGCAGGGACGGTTCGCGGCCGACGCGGCGCTGCTCGACGGGTCGCGGGTGATCGGCGCCGACTCCGCCGGCAAGCACCTGTTCCTCGAGCTCGAGGGCGAGCGCTTCGTGCACGTGCACCTCGGCCTGATCGGCCAGCTCGACGTGCACGCCGACATCGGGGGAGGGCTCGGGGCGGTCCCCGACCCGGTGGGCGCCGTCCGGCTGCGGCTGGTCACGCTCCCGGACGCCGATGCCGGCGCCGAGTCCGGCGCCGGTCCGCGACCCCCGGCGTACGCCGACCTGCGCGGCGCGATCGTGTGCGACCTGGTGGGCCCCGCCCGCCGCGCCGAGGTGATCGAGCGCCTCGGCCCCGACCCGCTGCGTCCCGACGCCGACCCCGATCGCGCCTGGCGCCGCATCTCGGCGAGCCAGCGCCCCATCGGCGACCTGCTGATGGACCAGAAGGTGCTGGCAGGTGTCGGCAACGTCTACCGCGCCGAGGTCCTCTTCCGCCACCGCATCCACCCGCTCCGGCCCGGCAACACCCTGCGGGTCGGGCAGTGGCGCGCGATGTGGGACGACCTCGTCGAGCTCATGGCCGAGGGCGTGCGCACCGGCCGGATCGACACCGTGCGCCCCGAGCACACCCCCGAGGCGATGGGCCGCGAGCCCCGCAAGGACGACCACGGGGGCGAGGTCTACGTCTACCGCCGCACGTCGCTGCCGTGCCTGGTGTGCGGCACGCCCGTGCTCACGGGTGAGCTCGTCGGACGCAACACGTTCTGGTGCCCCCGATGCCAGCCGAAGTTCCGCTCGCGGGCCTTACGATCTCCCACCAAGGGGACTGGGAGATCAGGAGGGGCTCGTCGGTGA
- a CDS encoding alpha/beta hydrolase has translation MYPEVRAALAGDDSPDLRAPGFNLAAHREDARRASLLEPREDVAAVEEVDADGVRCRLYTPAGARPGLVVHAHGGGFVLNDVDVHDPICRRFANRLGRPVLSVGYRRPPEHRFPAAPDDLDTVVGWLRREGPPGAYAAHGDSAGANLALVAALRNPGFFRAVALVYPFLDPRNAFPSWQQGADSGFDPDQARWYWEQYARSEADYDDPDLAPLLSDRLHTLPPTFVATAEADPLRDEGEELARRVAETGVETVGVRYLGQTHGFWRHAGFTASEPLVRQVAGWLDLHLA, from the coding sequence ATGTATCCCGAGGTGCGCGCGGCACTCGCCGGGGACGACAGTCCCGACCTCCGCGCGCCCGGCTTCAACCTCGCCGCCCACCGCGAGGACGCACGCCGCGCCAGCCTCCTCGAGCCGCGCGAGGACGTCGCCGCGGTCGAGGAGGTCGACGCCGACGGGGTGCGCTGCCGCCTCTACACGCCCGCCGGCGCCCGGCCGGGCCTCGTCGTGCACGCCCACGGCGGCGGGTTCGTGCTCAACGACGTCGACGTCCACGACCCCATCTGCCGCCGCTTCGCCAACCGGCTGGGCCGCCCGGTGCTGAGCGTCGGCTACCGCCGCCCGCCGGAGCACCGGTTCCCCGCGGCGCCCGACGACCTCGACACCGTGGTCGGCTGGCTGCGGCGCGAGGGCCCGCCGGGCGCGTACGCCGCCCACGGCGACTCCGCGGGCGCCAACCTCGCCCTGGTCGCCGCCCTGCGCAACCCCGGCTTCTTCCGCGCCGTGGCGCTCGTCTACCCCTTCCTCGACCCGCGCAACGCGTTCCCGTCGTGGCAGCAGGGGGCGGACTCGGGCTTCGACCCGGACCAGGCGCGGTGGTACTGGGAGCAGTACGCACGCAGCGAGGCCGACTACGACGACCCCGACCTCGCGCCGCTGCTCTCCGACCGGCTGCACACCCTGCCGCCCACGTTCGTCGCCACCGCCGAGGCCGACCCGCTGCGCGACGAGGGGGAGGAGCTCGCCCGGCGGGTCGCCGAGACCGGCGTGGAGACCGTCGGGGTGCGCTACCTGGGCCAGACCCACGGCTTCTGGCGGCACGCGGGCTTCACCGCGTCCGAGCCGCTGGTGCGGCAGGTCGCCGGCTGGCTCGACCTGCACCTCGCCTGA
- the tig gene encoding trigger factor, with translation MKSAVETLSPTRAKLTVEVPFEELKPSLDAAYQKIAKQINVPGFRRGKVPPAVIDRQIGRGPVLDEAINAVVPQQYMAALQEHDLEPLAQPEIEVTKFEDNESLEFTAEVDVKPDFELPDYEGLEASVEDVEITDADVDEQVEALRERFGTLVPVERAAAEGDFVTIDLVAARDGETVEGGEVTGMSYKVGRGGMIDGLDEALAGLSAGEEKTFDSELVGGDLVGEPVQVTVKVSAVQEQQLPEYDDEFAQLASEFDTVDELTADVRERLGRGKRLEQAAAARDAVLEALLEKVSVPLPEVMVTDELNARRQNIEQQLAMAGIAMEKYLEDEGQSQEEFEADLERRVRDAVAAQFVLDKIAKKEEFGIDQAELSEHLVRRAQQSGQDPQEFANHMFEHNHIPELVQEILRGKALATIVEAATVKDASGNVVELKNLRPDGTIGEPVEETAAESTEDSAAESTDESTDESGKA, from the coding sequence GTGAAGAGCGCCGTCGAGACCTTGAGCCCCACCCGGGCCAAGCTGACCGTCGAGGTGCCCTTCGAGGAGCTCAAGCCGAGCCTCGACGCGGCGTACCAGAAGATCGCGAAGCAGATCAACGTCCCCGGCTTCCGCCGCGGCAAGGTCCCGCCGGCGGTCATCGACCGCCAGATCGGCCGTGGCCCGGTCCTCGACGAGGCCATCAACGCCGTGGTCCCGCAGCAGTACATGGCCGCGCTGCAGGAGCACGACCTCGAGCCGCTGGCCCAGCCGGAGATCGAGGTGACGAAGTTCGAGGACAACGAGTCCCTCGAGTTCACCGCCGAGGTCGACGTCAAGCCCGACTTCGAGCTCCCCGACTACGAGGGCCTCGAGGCCAGCGTGGAGGACGTCGAGATCACCGACGCCGACGTCGACGAGCAGGTCGAGGCGCTGCGTGAGCGCTTCGGCACCCTCGTCCCGGTCGAGCGCGCGGCCGCCGAGGGCGACTTCGTGACCATCGACCTGGTCGCGGCCCGCGACGGCGAGACCGTCGAGGGTGGCGAGGTCACCGGGATGTCCTACAAGGTCGGCCGCGGCGGCATGATCGACGGCCTCGACGAGGCCCTGGCCGGCCTGTCCGCCGGCGAGGAGAAGACCTTCGACTCCGAGCTGGTCGGTGGCGACCTGGTCGGCGAGCCGGTCCAGGTCACCGTCAAGGTCTCGGCCGTGCAGGAGCAGCAGCTCCCCGAGTACGACGACGAGTTCGCCCAGCTGGCCTCCGAGTTCGACACCGTCGACGAGCTCACCGCCGACGTGCGCGAGCGCCTCGGCCGCGGCAAGCGCCTCGAGCAGGCCGCCGCCGCCCGCGACGCGGTCCTCGAGGCCCTCCTCGAGAAGGTCTCGGTCCCGCTGCCCGAGGTGATGGTCACCGACGAGCTCAACGCGCGCCGCCAGAACATCGAGCAGCAGCTCGCCATGGCCGGCATCGCGATGGAGAAGTACCTCGAGGACGAGGGCCAGAGCCAGGAGGAGTTCGAGGCCGACCTCGAGCGCCGGGTCCGCGACGCCGTCGCCGCCCAGTTCGTCCTCGACAAGATCGCCAAGAAGGAGGAGTTCGGCATCGACCAGGCCGAGCTCTCCGAGCACCTCGTGCGGCGTGCCCAGCAGTCCGGACAGGACCCGCAGGAGTTCGCCAACCACATGTTCGAGCACAACCACATCCCCGAGCTCGTGCAGGAGATCCTGCGCGGCAAGGCGCTGGCCACCATCGTGGAGGCCGCCACCGTCAAGGACGCCTCGGGCAACGTGGTCGAGCTCAAGAACCTGCGCCCCGACGGCACCATCGGCGAGCCCGTCGAGGAGACGGCCGCCGAGAGCACCGAGGACTCCGCGGCGGAGAGCACCGACGAGAGCACCGACGAGTCCGGCAAGGCCTGA
- a CDS encoding DUF58 domain-containing protein yields MTPWRATAPRGRWMLGTGLLLAASGALLRYPVVAALGAFLVVLVVVEVVAVLRRPDVVVHRTVDPLVVVRQDPCSGHLRLAGRRAALVRTLAQDSVDGRLTAPVEVDPRGAETTYDIATNRRGVVDVGPLRLRRVSLFGLAATTTDAGDVVRLRVLPRRIPLGSLPAGHRRAAVGGGDSLELGGTDLVGLHEYAVGDDLRRLHWATSARTGTLMVREDADPAQPHVCVLLDDRQESYAGEDDFEEALELAAALCRVAVESGDPLWFATSSGRHDVTVPGSTTRQVPREAHELELLLAEIDAGPDRGLQHVHHRGLDVAAVVTGSAADLGVLALAVGGALDATLCVVDPQPATPSGVLGGATVLRAPGSRALARLWDGRTP; encoded by the coding sequence ATGACGCCGTGGCGTGCCACCGCGCCCCGGGGCAGGTGGATGCTCGGCACCGGCCTGCTGCTGGCCGCGAGCGGAGCCCTGCTCCGCTATCCCGTGGTCGCCGCGCTCGGCGCGTTCCTGGTCGTGCTGGTGGTCGTCGAGGTGGTCGCCGTGCTCCGCCGCCCCGACGTGGTCGTGCACCGCACCGTCGACCCGCTCGTGGTCGTCCGGCAGGACCCCTGCTCGGGCCACCTGCGCCTGGCGGGCAGGCGCGCCGCCCTGGTGCGCACGCTCGCGCAGGACAGTGTCGACGGCCGGCTGACGGCCCCGGTCGAGGTCGACCCTCGTGGCGCCGAGACGACCTACGACATCGCGACCAACCGCCGCGGGGTGGTCGACGTCGGCCCGCTCCGGCTACGGCGGGTCTCGCTCTTCGGCCTGGCAGCGACCACCACCGACGCCGGCGACGTGGTCCGGCTGCGCGTGCTGCCGCGCCGGATCCCGCTGGGCTCGCTGCCTGCCGGCCACCGACGTGCGGCCGTCGGCGGCGGCGACAGCCTCGAGCTCGGCGGCACCGACCTGGTCGGCCTGCACGAGTACGCCGTCGGCGACGACCTGCGTCGGCTGCACTGGGCCACCAGCGCGCGCACGGGGACGCTGATGGTCCGTGAGGACGCCGACCCGGCCCAGCCCCACGTCTGCGTCCTGCTCGACGACCGGCAGGAGAGCTACGCCGGGGAGGACGACTTCGAGGAGGCCCTCGAGCTCGCCGCCGCCCTGTGCCGGGTCGCGGTCGAGAGCGGCGACCCGCTGTGGTTCGCCACGTCGAGCGGGCGCCACGACGTCACGGTGCCCGGATCGACCACCCGGCAGGTCCCACGGGAGGCCCACGAGCTGGAGCTCCTGCTCGCGGAGATCGACGCCGGCCCCGACCGCGGGCTGCAGCACGTGCACCACCGCGGGCTCGACGTCGCGGCGGTGGTGACCGGGAGCGCCGCCGACCTCGGCGTGCTGGCGCTCGCCGTCGGTGGCGCCCTCGACGCCACGCTGTGCGTGGTCGACCCGCAGCCCGCGACACCCTCGGGCGTGCTCGGCGGCGCGACCGTGCTCCGCGCTCCCGGCTCGCGGGCGCTGGCGCGGCTGTGGGACGGGCGGACTCCGTGA
- a CDS encoding serine/threonine-protein kinase → MVDSASEHHAWRPPADGPPPTEALAGYTDLVVVGRGGESVVYRAREPRLGRDVAVKVLLVDDAESSARFAREIEITVGLGRQHPNIVTVLDTGTTESGRPAIVMEYYDGGTLNDRLREQGPFPPEEVVRIGLVLSDALAFAHDQGFLHRDVKPQNVLVLPTSWVLADFGIARLVDAEYTSSVEAFTYRHASPQILDGHPPTPADDIWSLGSTLYTLLEGRAPFASDDPDDDSALAYLRRARTEPHRPFSTDAGALGEVISRCLVKDVTQRWASVKDVHHALLRMRHGAWEPGAAWPVRAPVPGPIGQLAAPPLPEATRRRGADDPAPLAPRPAVPVGRSVEADGAPPAHPPAPHEHTHLRPRPDDEPDPGGSLDGGDARPPRRRRAVALLGVLALVVGSALGLAGALLRDDDLDDPQGSSQEQAGLGTTAAEEDDPGPVEQPQSAFDPALAFRIEDLRADAGEVTVEWNDPSEGIGWFHISQTSPEARPVQEFDTGVTEATFTLSQPPGRPCFVMVLHMPDGSLGRSDQRCVTLG, encoded by the coding sequence ATGGTCGACAGCGCGAGCGAGCACCACGCGTGGCGCCCGCCTGCCGACGGACCGCCGCCGACCGAGGCCCTCGCGGGCTACACCGACCTCGTGGTGGTCGGGCGCGGCGGGGAGTCGGTCGTCTACCGGGCCCGCGAGCCGCGTCTGGGCCGTGACGTCGCGGTCAAGGTGCTGCTGGTCGACGACGCCGAGAGCTCGGCCCGGTTCGCCCGTGAGATCGAGATCACCGTCGGCCTGGGCCGCCAGCACCCCAACATCGTCACGGTGCTCGACACCGGCACGACGGAGTCCGGCCGACCCGCGATCGTGATGGAGTACTACGACGGCGGCACCCTCAACGACCGGCTCCGCGAGCAGGGGCCGTTCCCGCCCGAGGAGGTCGTGCGCATCGGCCTGGTGCTCTCCGACGCCCTCGCCTTCGCCCACGACCAGGGCTTCCTCCACCGCGACGTCAAGCCGCAGAACGTGCTCGTCCTGCCCACCTCGTGGGTGCTGGCCGACTTCGGGATCGCGCGCCTCGTCGACGCGGAGTACACCTCGTCGGTCGAGGCGTTCACCTACCGCCACGCCTCGCCGCAGATCCTCGACGGCCACCCTCCGACCCCCGCCGACGACATCTGGTCGCTCGGGTCCACCCTCTACACCCTCCTCGAGGGGCGCGCGCCGTTCGCCAGCGACGACCCCGACGACGACTCCGCCCTGGCCTACCTGCGCCGGGCCCGCACCGAGCCGCACCGGCCGTTCTCGACCGACGCCGGTGCCCTCGGCGAGGTGATCAGCCGGTGCCTGGTCAAGGACGTGACGCAGCGGTGGGCCAGCGTCAAGGACGTCCACCACGCCCTGCTCCGGATGCGCCACGGCGCCTGGGAGCCGGGCGCTGCCTGGCCCGTTCGAGCGCCCGTCCCCGGGCCCATCGGGCAGCTGGCCGCGCCGCCACTCCCGGAGGCGACGCGTCGCCGTGGCGCCGACGACCCGGCCCCGCTCGCGCCGCGGCCCGCGGTGCCTGTCGGACGGAGCGTCGAGGCGGACGGTGCTCCGCCCGCGCATCCGCCGGCGCCGCACGAGCACACCCACCTCCGCCCCCGCCCCGACGACGAGCCCGACCCCGGCGGTTCGCTCGACGGCGGTGACGCCCGGCCGCCCCGGCGGCGTCGCGCCGTCGCGCTGCTGGGGGTGCTCGCGCTGGTCGTGGGATCAGCCCTCGGCCTCGCCGGGGCACTGCTCCGCGACGACGACCTCGACGACCCCCAGGGGTCCTCGCAGGAGCAGGCGGGTCTCGGCACGACCGCAGCGGAGGAGGACGACCCGGGCCCGGTCGAGCAGCCCCAGAGCGCCTTCGACCCCGCGCTCGCCTTCCGCATCGAGGACCTGCGCGCCGATGCGGGGGAGGTCACCGTGGAGTGGAACGACCCGAGCGAGGGGATCGGCTGGTTCCACATCTCCCAGACCAGCCCCGAGGCGCGGCCGGTCCAGGAGTTCGACACCGGCGTGACCGAGGCGACGTTCACCCTGTCGCAGCCGCCCGGCCGGCCCTGCTTCGTGATGGTGCTGCACATGCCCGACGGCTCGCTCGGACGCTCCGACCAGCGGTGCGTCACCCTCGGCTGA
- a CDS encoding ribose-5-phosphate isomerase, which produces MRVHLGSDHAGLELKDHLTTWLVDHDYEVVDHGPFVYDALDDYPCFCLRAAEGVAADRADGLESMGVVIGGSGNGEQIAANKVEGIRCALAWSEETAVLAREHNDANVVSVGGRMHPVEEMTRFIELFLTTPFSGDERHARRIGQLTTYDETGELPPLPESALRGTVPDSSPDRPDA; this is translated from the coding sequence ATGCGCGTACACCTGGGCTCCGACCACGCCGGACTCGAGCTGAAGGACCACCTGACCACCTGGCTGGTCGACCACGACTACGAGGTCGTCGACCACGGACCGTTCGTCTACGACGCCCTCGACGACTACCCGTGCTTCTGCCTGCGGGCGGCCGAGGGCGTGGCCGCCGACCGCGCCGACGGCCTGGAGAGCATGGGTGTCGTGATCGGCGGCTCGGGCAACGGCGAGCAGATCGCGGCCAACAAGGTGGAGGGCATCCGGTGCGCCCTGGCCTGGTCGGAGGAGACCGCCGTGCTGGCGCGCGAGCACAACGACGCCAACGTCGTCTCGGTCGGTGGCCGGATGCACCCGGTCGAGGAGATGACCCGCTTCATCGAGCTCTTCCTCACCACCCCCTTCTCCGGCGACGAGCGCCACGCGCGCCGCATCGGACAGCTCACGACGTACGACGAGACGGGCGAGCTGCCGCCGCTGCCGGAGTCGGCCCTGCGCGGCACCGTCCCCGACTCCTCACCCGATCGCCCGGATGCCTGA